The Solenopsis invicta isolate M01_SB chromosome 12, UNIL_Sinv_3.0, whole genome shotgun sequence DNA window ATAGCCGAAAAATTGAAGCGATAGCTGCAAAAAGCAAAATCGATTTtcaatgttttgaaaaaaatacacaGAAATGTATGTAATTTCGATTATAATTCACGACCAGTAAAATTATAGTTGCCTCCGTGCGTGAGTATTCTACGAAATAAAGCAAAAAGTTTTAGGCGCATTTTTTTCCACTTTTGTGTCAAAACATTTCTCTTATTCACGTGCTGTTTTTCCaagcatcaatttttttttatcctaaaTGTGCGCTCCAATTCCAATGAATAATTGACAgtgtaaaaaatcattttgagtATTACTCGTGCCTAATACCATATATAGATAACAAAGTACTGAAATTGTGTAAGTGAATAGCCGGTATAACGGTGATCACTAAATTCTGCGTAGAAAATTTCGATAGGACGTTATGAAGGAAGTTTGGGCCCGGAAAGCTGCCAACTTTGTAAAATATTCGCAAATTACACGTTGGATTTGCGCTTTGCGAGCCTTTCCTGAGTTTACACAATAGATAATCGAAAGCCTCTGACAATTCATTTGCGTTCAGCTCCGTGGATGGCAAACTCGCCTCTGTTGTCAAATTGCCAGTCGAATTAGATGAACCTGTCCACAGAAATTTCAAACTTGGAAAAatgtattcttataaaaatattattcaaattaaattttaagtataatgtaaaaaatgaataactgatgttaataatcaattcaaatttattattttaatattatttatcattctAATTACTACTTTACTAttacaattatcaaaatatcgtattactactattattgaaagatattagtgttagttttttttaaattctctatttaaaaaaaaaaagagtagagATATCTCAGTatctcataaatttaaaatgaaaaaaaggaatttatgAAAACTTTAAATAGATATATGGTTGGAATGTTGTGTGGCTCCGTGTAAGAGCGACGGACTTGTAAGTGATAATTGAGTTCAAGCTTATACATTCTGTATAcacatacactgagaaaaaaaatttgttaaaaaattaaaatatttagtttgatacatttaaataaacattggTTAATTTGgcaattatttagttgtacaaaagatatattcatttatatcaagcattaacattatttaagcaattaattaaaccaacacAATTTACTATGAATGTATCGaactaaatactttttaatttttcaacaaattttttttcggtatacagatttttaaattcacGATCTTTAGCAGGAATGAATAAACCGACTGGATCAGACCAAAATTAATGCTTCACATGTAAGATATggatttaaaacaatttgttttgtttattgctTTGTAAATACGAGcgatctttattattattttagcgaGAATGTTTTGTCGAGAGACTAAGAATTCCACCCACTCCCATTACTATTACTACATATTATGAATAAACAATTCATCAAAAGAAACTTACCGGTAGACATGTAACACACAATCGCTGAAACATTATTTTCGTAATTCCACCTACGCCTGATGGCTATCCTAAAATTAGCCACACATTTTCCTGTTTCTTCGtctgcaataaataataagacacatgtaattatacatgtatatacactCTTTTAAGTTAATGAGCAGAAAAGTATATTTGCTGCAAATTGTGTTGTAAAAGCGATCGTGGCGCAGAGAGTCGTGCATCTGCTCACTGCCAAAAATTCAGATTCAAATCCCattgatctgattttattcGATTGCTACTTCTCGGAAGACAAACGACCGAGAGTATCTTACCAAAAGAATCCTTCTAAATAAGGCTGTTTGGAATCGGCGTTTAAACTATAGGTCCCGTATatctgtgtaaattgtaaaaaaagcgcacatcataaaaatatgttaagaaGTTAATATGCTCTAACAAGAGCCACGAACTAGAAAGAGCGTTGTAAAGATGTAAAAGATGAAGAAAGATTACTCTGCTCAACTTGCAGTAAATACACCTTCCAGATAAGCTTTAAATACTCACACTCGAATCGATTATTATCCCTATGAGCCCAAACGCACCACTCAACTTGAGCACCTCGTGGCAAATTTGGTACAACAATATAATCTACAATAGCATTTCTTGTCCTCCTTTCCCACTCCTTCCTCGCATCTGCTATATAACTAGAGTGAGTCAGAAAACAGATACCTTGTACTATATCTCGAAGTTTCGCATCCATAGCCTTAATAATGCGGTCAATGTGCCTCAACGTCAAACGGCACTGCCGTTTAATGTTCATATCTAAAAGATTCATATTGCCAGGCACCAAAGGTATCTGTCCAGCGACTAAGATAACATCATCTATCTGTAGagaaaatcacatttttttaataataaaacaaataaaatttttgttaataaaaatttctaaaaaattaatataaacttataaGGGTCAAGCTAATAAAACTATCAATTCAAAAACAAAGTCATCATCTTGACTGAATATTAACATTTTCAGTAATAATtctaagtaaataaaaaaattacatattaaataattagtcAAAATGCAGCACTGAGAAAAATTAAccgattatattaataaaatttgtatgattGAGTGTTTCTGGTAAAACCAAGGAGAATTTTTGCTTATTATAATAGGACTCTGATCATTATGATTAAaacgtttgatagattttactataatctcgtaattcctacaagatttctgattcgtctGTTTTTAAACAGACTTTGGTTGAATCTACCAGATTTCTAAATGATGCAACAAGACTTTATCCAGTGAAAAATtgcagtatttttaaaataaacttttatagaaattaCTTAACGTTCACGTGCAGAAATATCATTCATACCAAGTATCAGAGAATGAAAGTTGTAATTATACATGTCAGAAATCACATCAGTGGATTTTGAAATTATCATGACATCTCTGgattttgaaattatcatatcTCTGGATTTTGAAATTATCATGAATCTctgaattttgaaattatcatgACATCTCTGGATTTTGAAATTATCATGACATTCACAAAATGTCATCCGAGACACATATAAAATTCTCAAATGTCAGATGTAAAAGAATCTACTTGTACATAGGATCACTTGCTTAGAGACAATCTCTAATGTGGTAACACAGTTTGAGAATTTCAAACTGTGTTCAAAATCCAGAGACTAATCcgatttctattatatataacgaCTTTTTATAACACATGGCGCGAACGATATCTCTGTATGTGAATGTTGAATGTCAATCTCTATGaaggattataaaaaaaaaacggcatTTCTTACGTTTTTAGTTAATTATTCAATATgttcataatttaaattttatttctccgtttgcgtaaaattgttattatggTATATTCACTAAAGATGGCCATGTTGTAAGTCAAAATGTACTGttttttaatcgataattttattctttatagtACGACGATCTAGCATAGCTCGTTAGCCCTtaaaagtttgtattaattttttaatctatcgAGCCtatacatttgtatttttaaacattaataaaaaaattaggtaataaaagtactttaatattttaagattaattttcttaaaaaatatttaatacaaaattgccAATAATACCTcatgagaatatttttattaattgcactTACACAAACAGCCTGAGAATAAGGGCCAATATTAGCGGGTGCCCAATGGCTTATGCTTTGAACATGCATTGTCTGTCGCTTATAGACGCATTTATCGCCACTTTCTTGGTTTTCCTTATATGCTATCGCATCAAGCATGACATGTATGTTCAATGGACATTCTACACATACGCGAACCGGCGGATTTCTCTTACCCAACCAGGAAACGTATACGTCATTTATAGCCTTGTAATTCGACATATCTTTTATATACAATGTTACTGCGACTATATCAGATAGACacaaattttcattttgaacCAGAGCTGCAATTAAACGAATATCACATGTGAAAAGATTCATTTATACcgttttttttatcaactaaatttagaataaagaataattgttaatattgaataattactAAGCCGAAAAGTATTGCGATTAAGATGTGAATTTTACTGCTTAGTTTTTCCAGTGCCTCTTCCACGGCGGATGCAACGTCCGGATGTTTCCCTACAATACCTCCGAACCAGAACCATCctgtttgatttttattaacgaCTGGCGCGTCTGGGCAATCTTCCTCTTCATACAAGATCTCCATTGGACTTGGAGGATGAAACTGACCtgtaaattcaaatataatacgatatactttttcatatatatttatttacatgtttctttttctaaaatcttTTACCTGAGTTCGATGCTTTCAAACTATTACTTTCACATGCATGTTCGTCATTTTCATCTTCTGATAAATTACAGCCGTCGTGTAGCTCAGGACCAATGATTTCAGCGATGTAATCCTGTGGCgattttatcaaaacattttttagtcTCTCGGATAGACTTAACTTCTCCAATTCTCCATTCTAAAAAATGAGTCTTCACTTTGATGACACTTGACAGTATAATTATCAACGCGATATCCAAAAACTTACGCCCTTCTCTTCTAAATGAATCTTGGTAAGTCTGAGATATCCTACAGGTGCTATGTTATCCTTCGAGTTTACAACGCTCTCAAACTCATCACTAAAgccatgaaaaaaataataaagaatggCTATTTACAGATAATATAAGTAAAGGTAAGTACATATACTTACATTACAAtacttttactaaataaagGGCAATCTAAGGTAAAAGTTTCATATTCTCCTCCCTCTCCACATATGTTCACtccatatttttctttctgtaaataaaatttacaggGCATCAAAAATGACAAAGCTATTTCTAGTGTTATgtctatattattatattcgtattaaatttattgcaaaaaaataagaaaaattaaactaCTTAAAATTACCtcataattgattaaataatatatatattgactTACTATCTTAACAAGATGAGGTTGCATTTCACATATAGATTTGCCCAAATGTTTGATCTCAAGGCCTAAAGCTGCAACTTTGATCAATATCGCGTTAACGGAACTTTGTATCATTTCATTTAACAACTCATCTTGGTCCCGTCTCCACAAGTACGACAAGGAAATAAGACCTAAACGATTGCAgctaaaagaatattaaaaaaaaaaattaatagcagcaattgacaatattataaaatcaaatagaaaaaataataattacacattttCCACACGAATTCGTTGATAATCGCTAAGAATAGCACCACTTGACACAGCCTCTATATCTTGATGttcctaaaaaaatatatattgaaattatgaAATGCATATAAACATTGTTATCACATGATATATAAGGTGTACTGATGATATAACtggaaaaagtaattttacatgaaagaaaaaacgttgaaatatagaataaaattttttccatataATACAGCATATCCAAGAtaatgaattcaaaaatatacatattttgaaatgaaagaaaatgtaaactattcatttttgataattgtatcttaatatttttatgcataacAAGATAAATTAGTGtaaaaaagttacttttcaaaaaacataattgcatttttgtattttttattctgtataAAAGTGTTAAGTTATAGTTATCAAACAATAGTTTATATTTCCTGACAAAATGTTCCAATTTTCGAATTTGATTTGATcttgaaaataatgaattatatgaagaaattttattctatatatttttgatttattttttcttgtagttatttctttttagattGCATCATTAATTATGGAACACCCTTTATAGCCAATTTACCTTCACTTCACTCAAGAGATTAAAAAGATCTTCAACTTCATCACTTTCTGTAggataataatctttttcttgCAGGTTGGCTTTGCCAAACGTTGGATAACGATATATAGGCAAGCCTACAGCTTGAGCAATATATGTAACACTTTGATGTCCTACCATTTGGAACATAAACGAATCCAGATCATCTAGAAGCAGTGCGTTAACCCCTATGTTACATCtgcataaattacaaattataatatttataacataaaaattaaatataataagctCATAATTACGTGAAGTTAAAGttctatttgtaaatatattagatatattaaatatataaatattgtatccaatatatatatatttatctcagtACCTTCTTTTTCAACAGGATGCAGATTAGCTAAAGCCACGATCTCATGGCCAGCTGCTACGCACTGCATCATATTGAAGCAGGAATCTTTGCCACCACTAATCAATGCAACGACCTTCATCTTTCTGCTGTTGATTGTGCTTGGGTCTCTTCCTTAAGAAACAGTTATGACTAAAATTAGAGCTTTATTTGTTCAGACAATCATCTGCAATAAGAAAATAGAAAGaagatacatattaaaaatgtttttttcttcatatttatgtcttaaaaactataaaattgttttaatgtaagtaacttattcatatttaataattatatttatatttttctaaacttatggaaatttatcaattatatataactaattacaataatatcatatacatatagttgaattttataaaaagaaaacaattaaaaaataaaataaaatcagaatttaCGCTTCCAATCCATTACATTTCtcttataaacaattattatattacacagtaatttcataaaaatatattaaatgataaaaatagaatcTGTAATATTAAACgcatagtatatatatatatatatatatatatatatatatatatatatatatatatatacacacacacacacacacacacatatatatatatatatatatacatatatatacatacatacatatacacacactcCATACGGTGCGTATATcgcatatttacaatttatgtaaTCACGTGGGACAGATATAGCAAGattttacaacaataataataagacatctTGACCGTTTGCGCAATAAAAGCAATTAATGAACCATTTATTAGGGGTATTTGAGGGCAACGAGGCATGAAAGCTGTCGCGCATCGGCGAAACTTATGAATGGAGCCGCCGACGTAAACAGTGCAAAATGTAAGAGCGTACCAGGATACGGGGAAtgcgaattatttattaacatatataacaGTCAGCTCAGCTAACAGCGCGATCGACAGAATTTATCGCGGGCAGCGCGGGCTGCGGGGGAACGCGCCGACGATTCCTCGTATCTTCAATCGACACCGGATGTTAAATCGGTAAACGATCGCGAGGTAAAGTATCGCGATAATACTTGGATTTATCGCGCGTGAGCAAGGAACTGTGCTGCTCGTGCGAGACAGCCAGACTTTTTGGTTATCGCGGAGGCAAATGTGCGCAAGGCGAGGGCGAACGGCGAGGTGACAGCGGGCGCCGTGCCGTGCGAGCAAGCGCGAGCCTGACAATCGCGGCGGAGCACACGACGGAATCGGCTCGAGTTCCTcagtaaatgtaatatttacgtTAAATCGATGGTGGAAACCTCTCACACAGTACAGTCGGCAACCCATGGGAGACTGATGCAGACAGACTGATGGTGACTGATGGAGCCATGGACGACACGGGAGAGAGGAGTGCAACAGCCGTCGACGATGGCGATGGTGGCGCCGCGAGGAAGCGGCGTTCGACTCGAGAGCGTCGAACGATTGAGGTTATCCCAGATATCGTAGAATTGCGTTGATTAAGCGGACAAGGATCGTCGCGATTAATTCGTCTTTTTCTCGTGAACGATGGGACGACGTCGTTTCGCGTATTAGAAGTTTCGCGTTTGCTCGGGGTACGAAAATATACCGATGAAAGTGACCACAGCGCCGAGAGATTCACAAGTGAGTTGTCGCGCGATCGTACATGCCGCGTGACATCATCGATGCATCGAACCAATCGGAGGCGTCGCTATGCCCACGGTTGCTACATCCATTGGTTTTGTATTTATCTACGTGCTCCATTTCATTACTTTATCGCATTCTAacatattggaaaaaaaaatatttgactgtgttgaatatttgataattgtgagcaaaataattgtttttataaatagccttgtttattattttgtttatagatagaaaataagatatataaatgtgtagtgcgataataaattcatgaaataataatataaataattatgataatcgAGATAAAATTCGCAGATAAAATTACTGaggttaataaattttgtatatttcagaaattccTGACTGTTGTTACACTTTTTAGAATTGTTCACGATATTTCCGGTATTTATATTGATACTAAATTGTCGATCTCCGGTATTTCTGATGTTTATATCGATATCGAAGTGCCACGAACTTCAAGTGTGTACAAAAGGATTAACTTTATCTTGTTTTCGGAATATTCCGAGCAGCTCCGTATACAACCCAACGCAGCTTCAAGGAAACCTAAATCTTTCTCAACGGTCGCTATAAACTATTTACACAGTCGATTCCCAACGTGGCACGAAAAGATTATGGGAATACTTCGAGAAAAATATCGTGAGATTGCAATGTTACAATCACGTATTCtctttttacgcaaaaatttccatgccaaaattatgtaattaaaatttatataataaaaaatatatttgtatcataaaaatatattttaatatattatttatttaatgtatattttaatataattaataaaataatatattttatttttatatttatataaatataaagaatctttaattaaaacatactattatacatactatatataaaattaatgtgattaatcgtaataattaatattgcaacatAAGCACAATTGACAATTAATAGAAATTCATAAAGTTCTGACAAATAAATCTAGAAATAATGAAACAATGCCAATAAATTTGGATAAGTTGTACgtcaatttattacaatttgcgtaaatcaatatttattttcaataaataataaacgtcTCGACTTAATTCCTCTTCagtatctataatataaaaattgtatcgaCGCAAATCTTTCAagcataatattatgtaaattgctgctaaatacaaaaaatgaccAAAGAGAGATGTCGaaacaatatgtaatttttataaaattcggAAAAGATAAGCGACTTAAAGCAGTGtggaatttttgtttatagctttatatttaaaaaaataaataacacaaaaattactttatctctcttatatctttttttatactttgtcGTGTTttgttctcatttttttttttttttcaattaaaacattcaGCACATAATATGAAActacttgaaattttattattgctttatatttactattatataagta harbors:
- the LOC105201757 gene encoding diphthine--ammonia ligase isoform X2: MFQMVGHQSVTYIAQAVGLPIYRYPTFGKANLQEKDYYPTESDEVEDLFNLLSEVKEHQDIEAVSSGAILSDYQRIRVENVCNRLGLISLSYLWRRDQDELLNEMIQSSVNAILIKVAALGLEIKHLGKSICEMQPHLVKIKEKYGVNICGEGGEYETFTLDCPLFSKSIVIDEFESVVNSKDNIAPVGYLRLTKIHLEEKGNGELEKLSLSERLKNVLIKSPQDYIAEIIGPELHDGCNLSEDENDEHACESNSLKASNSGQFHPPSPMEILYEEEDCPDAPVVNKNQTGWFWFGGIVGKHPDVASAVEEALEKLSTLVQNENLCLSDIVAVTLYIKDMSNYKAINDVYVSWLGKRNPPVRVCVECPLNIHVMLDAIAYKENQESGDKCVYKRQTMHVQSISHWAPANIGPYSQAVCIDDVILVAGQIPLVPGNMNLLDMNIKRQCRLTLRHIDRIIKAMDAKLRDIVQGICFLTHSSYIADARKEWERRTRNAIVDYIVVPNLPRGAQVEWCVWAHRDNNRFEYEETGKCVANFRIAIRRRWNYENNVSAIVCYMSTGSSNSTGNLTTEASLPSTELNANELSEAFDYLLCKLRKGSQSANPTCNLRIFYKVGSFPGPNFLHNVLSKFSTQNLVITVIPAIHLHNFSTLLSIYGIRHE
- the LOC105201757 gene encoding diphthine--ammonia ligase isoform X1, whose protein sequence is MKVVALISGGKDSCFNMMQCVAAGHEIVALANLHPVEKEDDLDSFMFQMVGHQSVTYIAQAVGLPIYRYPTFGKANLQEKDYYPTESDEVEDLFNLLSEVKEHQDIEAVSSGAILSDYQRIRVENVCNRLGLISLSYLWRRDQDELLNEMIQSSVNAILIKVAALGLEIKHLGKSICEMQPHLVKIKEKYGVNICGEGGEYETFTLDCPLFSKSIVIDEFESVVNSKDNIAPVGYLRLTKIHLEEKGNGELEKLSLSERLKNVLIKSPQDYIAEIIGPELHDGCNLSEDENDEHACESNSLKASNSGQFHPPSPMEILYEEEDCPDAPVVNKNQTGWFWFGGIVGKHPDVASAVEEALEKLSTLVQNENLCLSDIVAVTLYIKDMSNYKAINDVYVSWLGKRNPPVRVCVECPLNIHVMLDAIAYKENQESGDKCVYKRQTMHVQSISHWAPANIGPYSQAVCIDDVILVAGQIPLVPGNMNLLDMNIKRQCRLTLRHIDRIIKAMDAKLRDIVQGICFLTHSSYIADARKEWERRTRNAIVDYIVVPNLPRGAQVEWCVWAHRDNNRFEYEETGKCVANFRIAIRRRWNYENNVSAIVCYMSTGSSNSTGNLTTEASLPSTELNANELSEAFDYLLCKLRKGSQSANPTCNLRIFYKVGSFPGPNFLHNVLSKFSTQNLVITVIPAIHLHNFSTLLSIYGIRHE